A stretch of Bacillus pseudomycoides DNA encodes these proteins:
- a CDS encoding GNAT family N-acetyltransferase, with product MQMQKLNNSSISQLIFLCETVGWLQPQLFMQKQFEMYLSIGSIFGYTHNEKLIATGGVFPSESGFSSIGMLIVHPDFQKQGIGRTLLNLCIQQASSSLPIMLIATDVGVPLYRTYGFTTITTIHRFEKLITNPSMNSSHFKKMGQHDLQSLISLDQTVTGAHRPKLYSILIDRATLSIKIERNHRIEAFALCIQKGNILCITPLIAKNDEDAIRLLQSICMSWNGTVRMDVPHSQFTFRAHLESKGFQETLLSPLMIKNGIHLPGNRDHLFAMMDAALC from the coding sequence GTGCAAATGCAAAAACTAAATAACTCTAGTATTTCACAGCTCATTTTTCTTTGTGAGACCGTTGGATGGTTACAACCCCAACTATTCATGCAAAAACAATTTGAAATGTACCTATCAATCGGAAGCATATTTGGCTATACACATAACGAAAAACTTATTGCTACTGGCGGGGTATTCCCTTCCGAATCTGGATTTTCTTCTATCGGTATGCTAATCGTTCATCCCGATTTTCAAAAACAAGGAATCGGCCGCACCTTACTCAATCTTTGTATACAACAAGCATCGTCTTCTCTTCCTATTATGCTCATTGCAACAGACGTCGGCGTTCCCTTGTACAGAACCTATGGCTTTACTACAATCACAACGATTCATCGCTTTGAAAAACTTATTACAAATCCATCTATGAATTCCTCTCATTTTAAAAAAATGGGACAACATGACCTTCAATCTCTTATTAGTCTTGATCAAACCGTAACAGGGGCACATCGTCCAAAACTATATTCAATATTAATAGATAGAGCAACACTCTCAATCAAAATTGAAAGAAACCATAGAATCGAAGCTTTTGCATTATGTATACAAAAAGGAAATATACTCTGTATTACTCCTCTTATAGCCAAAAATGATGAAGATGCAATCCGATTATTACAATCTATTTGCATGAGCTGGAATGGAACAGTACGTATGGATGTACCACACTCACAATTTACATTTCGAGCACACTTGGAATCGAAGGGATTTCAAGAAACACTTCTTTCACCACTTATGATAAAAAACGGAATCCATCTACCTGGAAATCGTGACCATTTATTTGCTATGATGGATGCAGCGTTATGTTAG
- a CDS encoding GNAT family N-acetyltransferase — MYIYHNGLIIREGTTGVPAYAIKSLFEDAGWSNNSLPSWQIEKFTIAFENSTWAFTIWDDEEMIAMVRVISDQVMAANIMDLVVKCEYRGKGLGKKLVSLCMQKLPHGDWFAHTSANNFDFYRSCGFEVRDLSQNGTCAYYGYNEAKKEGHR; from the coding sequence TTGTATATTTATCATAATGGACTCATTATTCGAGAAGGAACGACAGGTGTACCAGCTTATGCAATTAAAAGTTTATTTGAAGATGCGGGCTGGAGTAACAATAGCCTTCCATCTTGGCAAATTGAAAAATTTACGATAGCATTTGAAAATTCAACATGGGCTTTTACGATTTGGGATGATGAAGAAATGATTGCGATGGTTCGTGTCATTTCTGATCAGGTCATGGCTGCCAATATTATGGATTTAGTTGTGAAGTGTGAATATAGAGGAAAGGGATTAGGAAAGAAGCTCGTTTCCCTTTGTATGCAGAAACTACCCCATGGGGATTGGTTTGCGCATACATCTGCGAATAATTTTGATTTTTATCGTAGTTGTGGTTTTGAAGTACGTGATTTATCACAAAATGGGACATGTGCTTATTACGGTTATAACGAAGCAAAAAAAGAGGGGCATAGATAG
- a CDS encoding VOC family protein: MSFQLHPNTTLGVVHLYVSNVKTSLTFYTDVLRLKVIKEEEMIVTLGNENNEPLLIIEEKENALPKQRSRTGLYHFAILLPSREDLANILRHLVQKVYPLHGGADHYFSEAIYLADPDGNGIEIYHDRQRKVWRDEKGELPFVSNPLDGEGLLQQGNEWNGFPRGTVMGHIHLHVADLEEAKRFYVDGLGFEVTIPARNGALFVSAGGYHHHVGLNTWQGECVPPQMQNSVGLKYFTIVLADEKQKEQMCESLKYIGAVATYKEGILQVEDPFGHCIHFITKGEA, translated from the coding sequence ATGAGCTTTCAACTTCATCCCAATACAACACTCGGTGTTGTGCATTTATACGTATCGAATGTAAAGACATCGCTGACGTTCTACACAGATGTATTACGTTTGAAAGTGATAAAAGAAGAAGAAATGATTGTTACGCTTGGTAATGAAAATAATGAACCGCTTCTTATAATAGAGGAGAAAGAAAATGCTCTTCCAAAACAAAGAAGTCGAACTGGTTTATATCACTTTGCAATCTTACTACCAAGTAGAGAAGATTTAGCAAATATTCTTCGTCACCTTGTGCAGAAAGTATATCCGTTACATGGCGGGGCAGATCATTACTTTAGCGAAGCAATTTATTTAGCTGACCCAGATGGAAATGGAATCGAAATTTATCACGATCGTCAAAGAAAAGTGTGGCGAGATGAAAAGGGAGAGCTTCCGTTTGTTAGCAACCCATTAGATGGTGAAGGGTTATTGCAACAAGGAAATGAGTGGAACGGATTTCCAAGGGGAACGGTAATGGGGCATATCCATTTGCATGTTGCTGATTTAGAAGAAGCAAAACGTTTCTATGTGGATGGACTTGGATTTGAAGTAACGATTCCAGCCCGAAACGGTGCATTATTTGTTTCAGCAGGTGGTTATCATCATCATGTTGGCTTAAACACATGGCAAGGCGAATGTGTGCCGCCGCAAATGCAAAATTCTGTTGGCTTGAAATATTTCACCATTGTACTAGCAGATGAAAAACAAAAAGAGCAAATGTGTGAAAGCTTAAAATATATTGGCGCGGTTGCTACGTACAAAGAGGGAATATTACAAGTAGAAGATCCATTTGGTCACTGTATTCACTTTATTACAAAAGGAGAAGCCTAA
- a CDS encoding phosphoglycerate mutase, with the protein MNWVIYFIGMIIWGYLNGFFTSDKASAPWIKDDEREKEIKHKAILASWSGVFMFCIISLLNKLLGLSGEQKSPYLPDPFATILKENVDLQVLLILFLMYVIYYLYYRKKMSA; encoded by the coding sequence ATGAATTGGGTAATTTATTTTATTGGTATGATAATATGGGGATACCTAAATGGATTCTTTACAAGTGATAAAGCTTCTGCACCTTGGATTAAAGATGATGAACGCGAAAAAGAAATTAAACATAAAGCAATTTTAGCGAGTTGGTCAGGCGTGTTTATGTTTTGCATCATTAGTCTCTTAAATAAATTGTTAGGCTTGAGTGGAGAACAAAAATCACCTTACTTGCCAGATCCTTTCGCAACAATTTTAAAAGAGAATGTAGATTTACAAGTTTTACTTATCCTTTTCCTCATGTATGTCATTTACTATTTATACTATCGAAAAAAAATGAGCGCTTAA
- a CDS encoding aromatic amino acid hydroxylase — MTKKTEIPSHLKPFVSTQHYDQYTPVNHAVWRYIMRQNHNFLKDVAHPAYVNGLQSSGINIDAIPKVEEMNECLSPSGWGAVTIDGLIPGVAFFDFQGHGLLPIATDIRKVENIEYTPAPDIVHEAAGHAPILLDPTYAKYVKRFGQIGAKAFSTKEEHDAFEAVRTLTIVKESPTSAPEEVAAAETEVVEKQKLVSRLSEAEQISRLFWWTVEYGLIGDINHPKIYGAGLLSSVGESKHCLTDAVEKVPFSIEACTKTTYDVTKMQPQLFVCESFEELTEALENFSETMAFKTGGAEGLEKAIRSENNATAELSSGLQITGTFAEKIHDDAGTVIYMKTNTPTALALNHKQLPDHSTAVHQDGFGTPVGLLEGNIALEDCTEDKLQSLGIIIGNHAELSFTSGVHVKGTVTDIVKNDEKIALISFANCTVIYKDRLLFDASWGAFDMAVGSEITSVFPGAADAAAFFGVEEEVEETPEPLTLTELDRMYQTVRDIRNEGVLQDSHVEQLVAIQEVLNKFYTKEWLLRLEILELLLEHNKGHETSAKLLQQLSTFTENESVQRLINNGLTLLPIKDVKNNATTNR, encoded by the coding sequence ATGACAAAGAAAACAGAAATCCCATCACATTTAAAACCATTTGTATCCACGCAGCATTACGATCAATACACACCGGTTAATCACGCTGTGTGGCGTTACATTATGAGACAAAATCATAACTTTTTAAAAGATGTTGCCCATCCAGCCTATGTTAACGGACTACAATCATCTGGTATTAATATAGATGCAATTCCAAAGGTGGAAGAAATGAATGAATGTTTATCACCAAGTGGCTGGGGCGCCGTAACGATTGACGGTCTTATTCCTGGCGTAGCGTTCTTTGATTTTCAAGGGCATGGTTTATTACCGATCGCAACAGATATTCGTAAAGTAGAAAACATTGAATATACTCCAGCACCTGATATCGTTCATGAAGCAGCTGGGCATGCACCGATTTTACTTGATCCTACATACGCAAAATATGTCAAACGCTTTGGACAAATTGGAGCAAAAGCATTTTCAACGAAAGAAGAACATGACGCTTTTGAAGCTGTGCGTACTTTAACAATCGTGAAAGAAAGTCCAACTTCTGCACCAGAAGAAGTTGCAGCAGCTGAAACAGAAGTGGTAGAAAAGCAAAAGCTTGTTTCTCGCTTATCAGAAGCAGAACAAATTTCTCGTCTTTTCTGGTGGACGGTCGAGTACGGCTTAATTGGAGACATCAATCATCCAAAAATTTACGGTGCTGGTCTTCTTTCCTCTGTTGGTGAAAGCAAGCATTGTTTAACAGACGCTGTAGAAAAAGTTCCATTCTCAATTGAAGCTTGTACAAAAACGACATATGATGTTACGAAAATGCAGCCACAGCTATTTGTATGCGAGTCATTCGAAGAATTAACAGAGGCACTTGAGAATTTCTCTGAAACAATGGCTTTTAAAACAGGTGGTGCAGAGGGGTTAGAAAAAGCAATTCGTTCTGAAAACAATGCAACTGCTGAATTAAGTAGTGGGTTACAAATTACAGGTACATTTGCAGAAAAAATTCACGATGATGCGGGTACAGTGATTTACATGAAAACAAATACACCGACAGCTTTAGCACTAAATCATAAGCAATTACCGGATCATTCTACAGCTGTACATCAAGATGGCTTTGGTACACCAGTTGGTTTATTAGAAGGCAATATCGCATTAGAAGATTGTACAGAAGACAAATTACAATCATTAGGCATTATCATTGGTAATCATGCCGAATTATCCTTCACAAGCGGTGTTCACGTAAAAGGAACAGTGACTGATATTGTGAAAAACGATGAAAAAATCGCTCTTATTTCATTTGCAAATTGCACAGTGATTTACAAAGATCGTCTATTATTTGATGCCTCATGGGGAGCATTTGACATGGCAGTTGGTTCAGAAATCACTTCTGTATTCCCAGGTGCAGCAGACGCAGCAGCGTTCTTCGGAGTGGAGGAAGAAGTAGAAGAAACACCAGAACCACTTACATTAACTGAGCTTGATCGTATGTATCAAACAGTTCGCGACATTCGAAATGAAGGCGTGTTACAAGATTCACACGTAGAACAATTAGTAGCAATTCAAGAAGTACTAAATAAGTTCTATACAAAAGAGTGGTTACTTCGTCTTGAAATTTTAGAATTGCTTTTAGAACATAACAAAGGACATGAAACATCTGCTAAGTTGTTACAACAGCTCTCTACTTTTACAGAAAACGAATCTGTTCAACGTTTAATTAATAATGGTCTTACCCTACTCCCAATAAAGGATGTGAAAAATAATGCAACGACTAACAGATGA
- a CDS encoding helix-turn-helix domain-containing protein: MNIGSAIREIRQRRGITIAQICEGTGLSKGFMSQVENNKTSPSISTLETISNFLNVPLPYLLLEQKNRMKIVKKEERKYSMYGKDEQKIEHVAEQGGLRLSLVEIPIGFPKENTPNAHEGEECHLVLRGKLEVQHGEDIAIVEEGDSFSWSACVPHIVRNIGDEPALLLISSHAENRKRVY; the protein is encoded by the coding sequence ATGAATATCGGTTCTGCAATACGTGAAATTCGTCAACGCAGAGGCATTACAATCGCCCAAATTTGTGAAGGGACTGGACTTTCTAAAGGTTTTATGAGTCAAGTAGAGAATAACAAAACTTCTCCATCTATCTCAACTTTAGAAACAATTTCTAATTTTTTAAATGTCCCTCTTCCTTACTTATTACTTGAGCAGAAAAATCGCATGAAAATTGTAAAAAAAGAAGAACGAAAATACAGTATGTACGGAAAGGACGAACAAAAGATTGAGCATGTTGCTGAACAAGGCGGTCTTCGCTTATCTTTAGTAGAAATCCCTATCGGTTTCCCAAAAGAAAACACGCCGAACGCTCATGAAGGTGAAGAATGTCATCTTGTTTTACGCGGGAAATTAGAAGTACAGCACGGAGAAGATATCGCAATTGTCGAAGAAGGAGATTCTTTTTCCTGGAGCGCATGCGTGCCACATATTGTACGTAACATTGGCGATGAGCCTGCACTATTACTTATCTCCAGTCATGCAGAAAATCGAAAACGTGTATATTAA
- a CDS encoding histidine phosphatase family protein has product MKLIFIRHGEGKHTKAFPMNLQLENPSLTKEGEKQALLLQSSLPLQESDILMASPTLRTLQTAAIWSSQVICRQITHPYISPRIFPYREGARTLPCDKLLDTKVIQELFPSFSLRESTNDMLCNREINTISEKEFQNRADEFINWCYTLKAERVCIVSHDGTITAYRQYLQKQRLTREDFLEETGVYEINL; this is encoded by the coding sequence ATGAAACTTATTTTCATAAGACATGGTGAGGGAAAACATACAAAAGCTTTTCCAATGAATTTGCAATTAGAGAATCCATCTTTAACGAAAGAAGGCGAAAAACAAGCATTGTTACTTCAAAGTAGTTTACCACTACAAGAAAGCGATATATTAATGGCAAGTCCCACGCTTCGAACATTACAGACTGCTGCAATATGGAGCTCGCAAGTAATTTGCCGTCAAATAACTCATCCATATATTTCTCCTCGTATTTTTCCTTATCGTGAAGGAGCAAGAACATTACCATGTGACAAGTTGTTAGATACAAAGGTAATTCAAGAGTTATTTCCTAGTTTTTCTTTAAGAGAAAGTACAAATGATATGTTATGTAATCGGGAGATAAATACTATTTCAGAGAAGGAATTTCAGAATAGAGCAGATGAATTCATCAATTGGTGTTATACATTAAAGGCTGAAAGGGTCTGCATCGTTTCCCATGATGGAACAATTACAGCATATAGACAATATTTACAAAAGCAGAGATTAACAAGAGAGGATTTTTTAGAAGAAACAGGTGTGTATGAAATAAACTTATGA
- a CDS encoding MaoC family dehydratase, producing MNIKVGDTFRYERTFTEEEVLEFAHLTGDKGRHHMEHDEQGRLMVHGLLTASIGTKIGGDVHYIARELVSKFIRPVFTGDTITCDVTLTSVEQMEEYKKVSIESIYRNQKGKEVLVGSSYGIIRE from the coding sequence TTGAATATTAAAGTAGGAGATACGTTTCGGTATGAAAGAACATTTACAGAAGAAGAGGTTTTGGAATTTGCTCATCTTACAGGTGATAAAGGGAGACATCATATGGAACATGATGAGCAGGGACGTTTAATGGTGCATGGTTTATTAACTGCAAGTATTGGAACAAAAATTGGTGGAGATGTACATTACATAGCACGGGAATTGGTAAGTAAGTTCATCAGGCCTGTGTTTACTGGAGATACAATTACTTGTGATGTAACTCTTACAAGTGTGGAACAAATGGAAGAGTACAAAAAGGTATCGATAGAGTCGATTTATCGTAATCAAAAAGGGAAAGAAGTATTAGTAGGATCAAGCTATGGAATTATACGAGAATAA
- a CDS encoding DoxX family protein, giving the protein MVIQFLRENKAVSFVLAVIRVYLGYTWLMAGIGKLQGKGFDATGYLQGAIEKSKGAQPAVQSWWASFLQDFAIPNVDMFNTLVTWGEILVGIGLIVGCLTKTAVFFGLVMNFSYMFSGSLGVNPQMVILSMFVLVAGMNAGNLGMDGWIVPKLLGSKTKKRQKQAA; this is encoded by the coding sequence ATGGTTATTCAATTTTTAAGAGAAAACAAAGCAGTTTCTTTTGTATTAGCAGTTATCCGTGTTTATCTGGGGTACACATGGTTGATGGCTGGAATCGGAAAGTTACAAGGAAAAGGATTTGATGCGACAGGTTATTTACAGGGGGCTATTGAAAAGTCAAAAGGAGCACAACCAGCCGTACAATCTTGGTGGGCATCATTCTTACAAGACTTCGCAATTCCGAATGTTGATATGTTTAACACGCTTGTAACGTGGGGAGAAATTCTAGTTGGAATAGGTTTAATTGTAGGTTGTTTAACGAAAACAGCTGTCTTTTTTGGTCTTGTAATGAACTTTTCCTATATGTTTAGTGGGTCTCTAGGTGTAAATCCGCAAATGGTTATTTTATCTATGTTTGTTTTAGTTGCTGGCATGAATGCTGGAAACCTTGGAATGGATGGTTGGATTGTACCTAAATTACTAGGCTCAAAAACGAAAAAAAGACAGAAGCAAGCTGCTTAA
- a CDS encoding DUF4023 domain-containing protein, whose protein sequence is MSNSNDFLDTIQEKQAKDEQNRKRQGNGNPGKKKPNKTHK, encoded by the coding sequence ATGAGTAACTCAAATGATTTTTTAGACACAATACAAGAGAAACAAGCAAAAGACGAGCAAAATAGAAAGCGCCAAGGGAATGGAAACCCTGGAAAAAAGAAACCAAACAAAACACATAAATAA
- a CDS encoding delta-aminolevulinic acid dehydratase, translated as MEVFYLNIALVVGDNSDLEAQSLRATLEYFGARVITYWIGRPRDLMDVLSGKSLYEDIDYIIFCFHGEEGEFVMEELGEDVYEKDEPRVNFGVTEIKQYAKLHNKYIINSGCTLGDPKLATAFLNSGVKAYIGSTDYVDGNAALMFTIRLFYGLINHQKTVDNAFQDTKLLDDETRTFQLYK; from the coding sequence ATGGAGGTTTTTTATTTGAATATTGCGTTAGTAGTTGGCGATAATTCAGATTTAGAAGCACAATCGCTTCGAGCGACGCTTGAGTATTTTGGAGCAAGAGTTATTACATATTGGATTGGTCGACCGCGGGATTTGATGGATGTTCTTTCAGGGAAAAGTTTGTATGAAGATATAGATTATATTATCTTTTGCTTTCATGGTGAAGAAGGGGAATTTGTAATGGAAGAATTAGGGGAAGATGTGTATGAGAAAGATGAGCCGAGAGTAAACTTTGGTGTAACTGAAATTAAACAATATGCAAAATTGCATAACAAGTATATTATCAATAGCGGGTGTACTTTAGGAGATCCAAAACTTGCGACAGCATTTTTAAATAGTGGTGTAAAAGCTTATATAGGTTCAACAGATTATGTGGATGGAAATGCAGCACTTATGTTTACAATACGTTTATTTTACGGGCTTATTAATCATCAAAAAACTGTGGACAATGCATTTCAGGATACAAAGTTGTTAGATGATGAGACTCGTACATTTCAATTATATAAGTAA
- a CDS encoding 4a-hydroxytetrahydrobiopterin dehydratase, with product MMQRLTDEEVQEELTKLDKWTVKDEKWIERKYMFSDYLKGVEFVSEAAKLSEEHNHHPFILIQYKAVIITLSSWNAKGLTKLDFELARQFNELFLQNEKAIIRK from the coding sequence ATAATGCAACGACTAACAGATGAAGAAGTACAAGAGGAATTAACAAAGTTAGATAAATGGACAGTGAAGGATGAAAAATGGATTGAAAGAAAATATATGTTTTCCGACTACTTAAAAGGTGTCGAATTTGTCTCTGAAGCAGCCAAACTATCAGAAGAACACAATCACCATCCATTTATCCTTATTCAGTATAAAGCAGTCATTATTACTTTGTCATCATGGAATGCAAAAGGTTTAACTAAACTTGATTTTGAACTTGCAAGACAGTTTAATGAACTTTTTTTACAAAATGAAAAAGCGATTATAAGAAAGTAA
- a CDS encoding DoxX family protein, which produces MNQHIGNLIIRIVLGVTFFMHGLAKFQSGIDNIAGWFTSIGLPGALAYGVATVELVGGLLLIIGLGVRYIGLLFALILVGAIVKVKWSAGLLGDGKNPGYELDLALLAMGLYLFVVKAEGFVDNFLKATVFKKD; this is translated from the coding sequence ATGAATCAACATATTGGTAATTTAATTATTCGTATCGTATTAGGGGTAACATTCTTTATGCATGGTTTGGCAAAGTTTCAATCAGGCATTGATAATATTGCAGGATGGTTTACAAGCATTGGTTTACCTGGAGCTCTTGCATACGGCGTAGCGACAGTAGAATTAGTTGGTGGTCTATTATTGATTATCGGTTTAGGTGTACGTTATATTGGATTATTATTCGCACTTATTTTAGTTGGAGCAATTGTAAAAGTAAAATGGTCTGCTGGTTTATTAGGCGATGGAAAGAATCCAGGGTATGAACTAGACCTTGCTTTATTAGCAATGGGCCTTTACTTATTTGTTGTTAAAGCTGAAGGTTTTGTAGATAATTTCTTAAAAGCAACTGTATTCAAAAAAGACTAA
- a CDS encoding alpha/beta fold hydrolase, with amino-acid sequence MVSCLTLTLLVGCNAAEKPVETVKQVKNTIETKLTTDEKMVEIDGQTIYFKQIGDKKPPLLMLHGFGGSSNGFRDIYSDLAKDHTIISIDILGFGHSSKPMDFPYSFPNHANLYYKLMKKLGYDTFAVLGHSMGGEISLNLTYLYPSAVTHLILTDATGAISLTNRNASPKPQLSTDLNTVSSITDYDESKVKFKRDDTEHYNQMKMWPRRLKINASEIKLPTLIIWGRNDNSVSWKEGESYHEFLKNSTFHIIEKGYHAPFRQEPKEFIGYVKEFFEKNPIETTK; translated from the coding sequence ATGGTAAGCTGTCTTACTCTTACACTATTAGTGGGTTGTAATGCGGCAGAAAAACCAGTAGAAACAGTAAAACAAGTAAAAAATACAATTGAAACAAAGTTAACAACAGATGAAAAGATGGTTGAGATAGACGGACAAACTATTTATTTCAAACAAATCGGTGATAAAAAGCCACCATTACTTATGCTTCATGGATTTGGCGGATCATCCAACGGCTTTCGTGATATTTATTCAGACTTAGCAAAAGACCATACAATCATTTCTATTGATATTTTAGGCTTCGGTCATTCATCCAAGCCAATGGATTTTCCATACTCTTTCCCTAATCATGCCAACCTTTATTATAAGTTAATGAAAAAACTAGGATATGATACTTTTGCAGTACTAGGTCACTCTATGGGCGGGGAAATCTCCCTTAATTTAACATACTTATATCCAAGTGCAGTTACCCATCTCATTTTAACGGATGCTACAGGAGCTATATCATTAACAAATAGAAATGCTTCACCTAAGCCACAGTTATCCACTGATTTGAATACTGTATCTTCTATTACGGATTATGATGAAAGCAAAGTAAAATTTAAACGCGATGATACAGAACATTATAACCAAATGAAAATGTGGCCTAGACGACTTAAGATTAATGCTAGTGAAATCAAACTTCCGACTTTAATTATTTGGGGCAGAAATGATAATAGTGTATCATGGAAAGAAGGCGAATCTTATCATGAGTTTTTAAAAAACAGCACCTTCCACATTATTGAAAAAGGTTATCATGCCCCATTCCGCCAAGAACCGAAAGAATTTATAGGCTATGTAAAAGAATTCTTTGAAAAGAATCCCATCGAAACAACAAAGTAA
- a CDS encoding CPBP family intramembrane glutamic endopeptidase, which translates to MAKFSLLLSFTFLMITVQTTNIVFFSLWILTLLPLLKKQHYHHFVWTSLLFGIGFSLYLSAMNQISFSSTELTIIIKRLCLLLVFVPFLLDALARKQQISLNWNQPKWNHTLHMPFIWKGPHQVKIYLFLIIAISINIITFIPFLLQKNLSYIQHIMLFSILFSVINGVLEECIWRGILLHQFTNQFGEKWAILLTSIGFGLQHYSLGFSWSVSTAFILAGIFYGGIVVKSNSIIPAIIWHVILNILMVFSGLIL; encoded by the coding sequence ATGGCGAAATTTTCATTACTACTTTCTTTTACATTCCTTATGATTACCGTGCAAACTACTAATATAGTATTTTTTAGTCTATGGATTCTTACATTACTTCCTTTACTTAAAAAGCAACATTATCATCATTTTGTATGGACTTCTCTTTTATTTGGGATTGGATTTTCCCTTTATTTATCTGCTATGAATCAAATTTCATTTTCTTCAACAGAACTAACGATTATTATAAAACGTCTTTGCCTACTTCTTGTTTTTGTGCCATTTCTCTTAGATGCTCTTGCACGTAAACAGCAAATATCTCTAAATTGGAATCAACCAAAATGGAATCATACCTTACATATGCCTTTTATTTGGAAAGGACCTCATCAAGTAAAAATTTATCTATTTCTCATCATCGCCATCTCTATTAATATCATCACTTTTATACCTTTTCTACTGCAAAAAAATTTGTCTTACATACAACATATTATGTTATTTTCCATATTGTTTTCTGTTATCAATGGTGTATTAGAAGAATGTATTTGGCGAGGTATCTTACTACATCAATTTACAAATCAGTTTGGTGAAAAATGGGCTATTTTGCTTACAAGCATTGGTTTTGGTTTGCAGCATTACTCTTTAGGTTTTTCTTGGAGTGTTTCCACCGCTTTCATTTTAGCTGGTATATTTTATGGAGGAATCGTCGTGAAGTCAAATAGCATCATTCCAGCTATTATATGGCATGTAATTTTAAACATATTAATGGTATTTAGTGGCCTCATTCTTTAA
- a CDS encoding GNAT family N-acetyltransferase has product MFHTDRLQFRKYTMTDLDFYAFLWGNEKVMRYIGNGTPKTYMQCKKSLESWVLPSYKNGLGLFLMIEKDTNTPIGHAGLVRQQVDGKEEIEIGYWLLPEYWGKGYAKEAATTFRDYGFQGLGLNKLISLINPDHPASIFVARKTGMSYEKTASFHGIDVLVYAIKRAG; this is encoded by the coding sequence ATGTTCCATACAGATCGTCTACAATTTCGTAAATATACAATGACCGATTTAGATTTTTACGCTTTTTTATGGGGAAATGAGAAAGTGATGCGCTACATTGGAAATGGAACCCCAAAAACATATATGCAGTGTAAAAAAAGTCTTGAAAGCTGGGTTCTTCCAAGTTATAAAAACGGTTTAGGATTATTTTTAATGATTGAAAAGGATACAAATACACCAATTGGTCATGCAGGCCTCGTTAGGCAGCAAGTAGATGGAAAAGAAGAAATTGAAATTGGATATTGGTTACTCCCAGAATATTGGGGAAAAGGATATGCAAAGGAAGCAGCAACGACTTTTCGAGATTATGGTTTTCAAGGATTAGGATTAAACAAACTTATTTCTCTGATCAATCCAGATCATCCTGCTTCGATTTTTGTTGCTAGAAAAACAGGGATGAGTTATGAGAAAACAGCATCATTTCATGGGATAGATGTTCTTGTATATGCAATTAAAAGAGCAGGATAA